Part of the Kitasatospora sp. NBC_00374 genome is shown below.
TCTGCAGTGGGGAGTTTTGCGGTCCGGCCGGTGAGCTTCCTGAACAGGGGCGGTGAGTGTGGCTCCCGGGCCCGGTGAGTTTGCCCGGCCAGACGGGCAAAAACCGGTGAGTTTCGCCAAGATGCCCAGGTCAGAGGCCGGTTAGAACGGGGCCTGGGTCGTTCTCACCGGCCCCGGGTCTGCTCCGTTCGGGTGGCGGCGTGGTTCGGCCCCCGGAAGGGGTGGGCAGAGCCTTCGCCTCGCAGCCGGGGAACTGTGCTGGTCGCGCGTACATGGACTCGGAGGTCTCGAGGACGAACTGCTCCAGACTGCCGGGGTGTCCCGCTCCCTGGTTGCTGGTGGTGTGATGGGTGCGGTTCGGGTGATGGTCCGGACGGCAGGGGGCTTTCACCCTGCCGGGCTGTTGGTTGGTGAGCGTGCCGCGGTGCCGGCCGCTCCGCCCGGCGAGCAGCGCTGCCGCCACCGCAGCGGACCACACTCGTTGAACCGGCCGTGAGCACCCCGCCGTCCGCCCGGCGGGAAGCACAGGCCCTGCTGGACTCGGGCGGTGACCCGGACGCTGGCAGGAGGCCGGCGCTGCGGAAGTGCGCCGGCGGGCCGCTGTCCTGCGACGGCTGCGGACCCGTCTGGAGGGCCCGCAGCCAGAACCGCGTCCGCTCCGTGCCCGCCGCCCGGGCGGGCAGGCATCACAATGAGAAGTCGTATTTCTCATGCCTCATGTAAAATTCGCATCATTGTGGGGTAGGGTGGGCCTATGTCATTGAGTACGCTGCAGACGCTGCGCATCACCGTCGCGGCGCTGCGTCAGGTCACTGAGGAGACCCAGGCGCAGCTGGCCGCGGGTATCAGTCTGACCCAGGACAAGGTGTCGCGTCGTCAGTCCGGGGCGTCGGCGTGGACGCTGGACGATGTGGATGCCCTGGCGGCGCACTGGGGTTTGGACGTGCTGGAGTTGCTGGCGGGGCCGACTCGCGCCACGGAGGCCTACATTGCCCGGCAGTCCGGTGCCGGCCCTGTGTCGGCGACGTTCGCCCCGGCCGCCGCGGAGTCGGAGCCGGTGCGTGCGGAGCGGCCCCCGCGCCCTGCGACCGCTGCCCCTGTGGCCCCCAAGGCTGCCGCTGCTGCTCCCAAGGCTGCTCCCGAGGTGGTTCCCGAGGCCGCGGTTGATGCCGGGGTGCCGGAGCCGTTGTTCGTGCCGGCGACGTACTGGCAGCAGCTCGCCTGCGGCGATGTCATCACCAGCAGGTTCCCGCCGATGTCCACCGTCGGGCGCTGCCGCGAGCATGGTGTGCAGGAGATCGTCGGCTACGACCAGCAGACCCCCGCCACCCAGCTCACCCCCGCCGGCACCACCACCTTGAGCGAGGCCGTCCCGGTCCCGGACTTCGACCGCGGCCCCACCGGCGAGATCGCCCAGTTCGCTCCCGCCCCGTGCGTGCGCTGCGGTCGCCCGGTCCGCCACCGCGTGGCCGGCGTCGCCACCCACGTCGGCGGATTCTGCGAACTCCCCACCACCCCCGTCCCGACCCAGCCGCCCGCACAGGACCCCACACCCAAGACATCGGTCGCCCCCGCCGAGGACGCCCAGCAGGCCCCACAGCCCCCGCACGCGGCATCGCCGCCCGAGCCCACTCCCGCCCCGGCCGCCGAACCCGAGCAGCAGCCGGCCCCTGCCCCGTCGGTCTCCGCTCCGGCGCCATCGGCCCCTGCTGCGCCCCGGGCCCGGTCGGGCGGCGAGAGCTCCGAGTCGGTGTCGCTGGCGGAGCTGCTGGACCTGATCCGCCGCCCGGTGGAGCGGGAACTCGCCCGGCACGGCGGCGACGTGGACGCCGCGACCGCCGCGCTGATCAAGAAGGCGATCCCGGATGCGATGGCGCTGCTGGCAGCGTCCCGGGTCGGCGCGCGGTATGAGCACACCGATCATCCGCCGCTGCCGGACATTTTGAGGAAGGCGTCGAAGGCGTCGGCGGATCAGGTGTGGGAGGCGCGTCCGAAGTGGAAGAACACCGCGCTCATCAAGAGCGCCGAATCTGAGCTGACGGTGGCGGCGCTGGACATGAACGGCGCCTATCTGTCCGCGCTGAAGTCGCATCTGCCGATCGGGCAGCTGAAGCACCACACGTCGGGGGAGTGGGACCCGAAGCAGGCCGGCCTCTACCTCGTCACCCCGCCCGCCTGGAACCACCCCGACCTGCCGAATCCCATCGGCAACCGGGACGAGCCCGGCCCGCTGTGGCTCACCAGCTCCACGATGCGGATGCTGCAGCGTCTGGCCGGCCCCAAGCTCGCCCTGTGCGAGGCTCCGGTCATCCACGAGGCCTGGACCGCCTACTCCACGGAGAACATCCTGGAGAACTTCCGCCGCGCCCTCGCCTTCGCCCGCGACACCGCGATCGCCGAGAACGACACCGTCACGCTGGAGTACGTGAAGGCGATGTACTCGAAGTTCGTGTCCACGATCGGCCTGTCCACCGCCAACCACAAGATGAAGCGCCCCGACTGGATGCACATCATCCGGGCGCAGGCGTTCGCCAATCTCTGGTGGAAGGGCATGAAGGCCCGCGATGCCGGACTCACCCTGGTGCAGATGACGGGCACCGACGAACTGCACCTGACCGGTGACTGGCGGACCGTCTTTCCGGAGGGCCGGAAGGTCACCGAAGTGAAGCTGAAGGACACCTACACCATCGGGGGCGGGAAGTAATGGCTGGACGCTGGGCCGACTTCGGGAAGTACGGCGCGAACGGAATCCCCGGCTGGCTCGCCATCGCGAGGGGCCTGGACGAACTGGTCACCGGCATCGCCTCACCCGTCACCAGCAGGCGCGGCCTGAACGCCCGCCTGCGCTACCTCACCCGCAGCCGGGCCGGCTACGAGGCGATGGCCCGCGCCGGCATCACCGCCGCCCCGCGCACCATCAGGGCCTGGATCGCCGGCAAGCAGAAGCCGAACGCCGCCAACCGGGACATGCTGGACGCCGCGTACTGGGTCCTGCGGCGGCACAACATCGTCACCGACCTCAAGCGTCGCCTCAACAACAACGGCGCCGGCACCCGGGTGGAGATCTACCCCGTCGACCAGAGCGGCGTCGCCGCCAAGCGCCGCCGCGACATCCGGCACCGCGCCATCAACGTCCGCGGCGCCTGGGACGACATGGTCGACGCCTGGCACAAGGGCCCCACCGACCCCGCGGCCGTCCAGATGCTCGACATCATCTGGGACGAGGTCATCACCGACCTCGGCTCCGACTACGACGCCTACACCTACGTCACCCACATCGGATTCGCCGCCTGAGCATGGCGCCCAGGCGCCGCACCGGCCGGTGCGGCGCCCGACGGGCGGCGGCTCAGCCTGAGGAAGGGCGCCGACGACGACCGGGCGAACTCGGTCACCCGCCTTGTGTACACACGGGACACTCCATACGCTTGATACATGAGCGAGCAACCGATCGAGCCCCCGACCGTGTCCGTCCGGGAAGCCAGAGAACGCTTCGCCGACGTCGTCGACCGCGCCGAACGCGACGAGCCCACCGTCATCACCCGCCGCGGCCGGGAAGTCGCGGCAGTGGTGCCGATAGAGCTCCTGCGCGAGTACCGACAGTGGGAGGAACGCGAGCTCCTGCGCCTGGTGGCCGAGCGGCGCGGCGAGCCGACCTTCTCACTGGAGGACGTGATGGCCGAGACGCTGGCCAGGCCCGAGTGAGCGAGCGCAAGTACGCGACGCGGTTCACCGAATCCGCCCGCGGCGAGCTCCGCAAACTCCCCCGCGCCACCGCCATCACCATCCTGCGCAAGCTCTCCGACCTCGAGCAGGACCCGTACGGCTACAGCACGACCGCCCTCGTCGGCTCACCCGAGACCCGCCGGCTGCGCGTGGGCGACTACCGGGTCATCTACACCGTCGACGGCGGCCAGCTGCTCGTCCTGGTCGTCCACGTCGGCCACCGCTCCACCGTCTACCGCGACTGACCACGCACGCCACGCACGCCACGCACGCGACGCGACGCGCCGACGCCCGCACCAGGTGACCAGCACGGTACCGGCGGCCTGAGGTAAGCCACCCGGGCCACCCGGGCCAACCGATCGAACCGCCTGAGAGCACTACTTCCTGGCTACGAACGCCGCTTCGGACACCGGCCCCTCGTAGGGTTTCCACACGTCGATGGCCCCTGGGTAGCCTCCGCCGCTGGCCAGGGTCCTGCCGTCAGGGCTGAATGCCACCGAGAGCGCGCTTACGTCCTCACTGTCGAGGGTGCCCGTGACCGTGCGGCTGGCGATGTCCCACAGACGGACGGCGCCGATGTCGGCGCTGGCGAGGGTCTTGCCGTCGGGACTGAACGCCACCGACTTCACGTCCTTGGTGTGGCCGGTGAGGGTAAACAGCAGGTTCGGTGGATCGTCGCTGAGGAAGCCGGCCCTCACCGCGAGCACGCCGGACGCCATTGTTACGACTGCGCTGAGGGTACCGAGGACGAGCCGGCGGCGGCTCAGCTTCGGCGGGCCGGATGCTTGGCCGGAGGCTGGCGTCCGTGCTGGCGGGGGTGACGGCACCGGCTCGGTGGTGGCTCCTGGGTGTGGCGGCGGAGGTGGTGGGGCCGGCTGGGTGGCGGGTGCTGTCGGAGTGGGGGGGCGTGTGGCTGTCGAGGGGCATCAGCCCTTCACCAAGCAGAAGTTCGAGCAGTTCGCCGGTGGTGGGGCGGTCCTGCGGGTGCTTGCTGAGACAGGCCGTGAGGGCGGGGCGAAGGCCTGCGGGGACGCGTGTGAGGTCGGGCTGGTCGTGGACTATGCGGTAGAGGAGTGTGTGGACGGTGCCCTCGCCGAAGGGGCCGCGACCGGTGGTGGCGTAGATGAGCACCGCGCCGAGGGAGAAGACGTCGCTGGGTTCGGCGACGGCGGTGCCGGTGACTTGTTCGGGCGACATGAATCCCGGGGTACCCAAGACGCTGCCGGCAGCGGTGAGAGTAGTACCTCCGACGGCCTTGGCGATGCCGAAGTCGATGATGCGCGGGCCATCGCCGGTGATCAAGATGTTGGAGGGCTTCAGATCGCGGTGAACCACACCCGCCTGGTGGACGGAGGCGAGGGCCTCCGCCAGACCGGCGCCGAGCTCCCTGACGTCCGGTTCGCCGAGTGGGCCGGAGCGCTGGATCACGGTGGTGAGGTTGGGAGCGTCGAGGTAGGCACTGGCCACCCAGGGCCGCACGGCGTCGGGGTCGGCATCGACGACGGGGGCGGTCCAGAAGCCGCCGATCCGCCGAGCCGCCTCGACCTCCTGCCGGAAGCGCTGCCGGAACTGCGCGTCCGCGGCGATATCCGCACGCACCACCTTGATCGCGAACCGGCGTCCGCCAGGCGAACGGCCAAGGAACACCTCACCCATCCCGCCCGCACCCAGGAAACCCTCCAGCCGGTAGGCGCCGATCGAAATCGGATCGCCGAGCCTGAGCTGCTCCACCACTACTTCCCCAAAGGCATCTTGATCACCCGTCAGCCCAAGAGCAGGCCATCCGATCCTCGGCCGCTGGTCCAGTGTGCCCCTGACCGACGGGCCCTGAGCACGAAATAGAACCGTCGCTGCCGCAGCGGCCGCCGATACTCCGGTCGCGGGGGCAGGCCCCGGGACGCCGACCTGGACGGCATCGACCGCCCGCAGATTCAGCGAGGCGAGGCCTACGGCCAGCCCATCTTCCAGGAACCGTGTGAGCGCAGGTACGCGCCGAGGAAGGCCGCGAGGAAGCCCCCGTCGACGCCGTAGAGTGCCCTCCCTGTGACAGCCGACGTCGCATGTCCGGCCGCGACCCGATCATCGTCACCAAACCCACCCCCGACAGCTACGTCGGGCCCGGAAGGAGAGGCCGGACAACCCGTACTGGGAGATCCGCCTGATCCACGCCGAAAGGTACCTAAACCGGTAGGAGACTCAGCAAGGTGCCAAAATGCCGCCTCAGCCGTGTTCCGGGAGGCGAGGCGGCACGGCGCCCTTCCCAGGTCGGCTACTCGTTCGCCTTCTCCAGTACCTTCATCGCTTCGTCTTCGGCGCCAGCCCTGCGGTACGCCGCAGCCGACACCTCACGCGCAGCCCGCACCTCGACCGCCGGACGCCCGGCGGCGAGCAGGGAGTCCGCGAGCTCATCCAGTGCCTCCCCCAGGCGGCGCTGGTCGTCCAGGCCCTCGAACAGGGCAACAGCACGCTCCCCGGCCTCCACCGCGCGCACGGCTTCACCCGCCTTTCGCAGCGTGGTGCCAAGGTTGTTCCACGCCATGGCTTCGCCGTGGTGGTCGCCAAGGGCCTGATGCTGGGTGAGTGCGGTGCGGTGGGCCTGCTCCGCTTCCTCGAAGCGTTCCAGCTCCTGCAGCACGAAGCCGAGGTTGGTCCAGACGATTGCTGCGCTGTGGTGGTCGCCGAGGTCCTGGAATTGGGTGAGTGCGGTGCGGTGGGCCTTCTCGGCCTCCTCGAAGCGTCCCAGCTTCCGCAGCGCGCCGCCGAGGTTGTCCCGGACGATTGCTGCGCTGTGGTGGTCGCCGAGGTCCTGGAATTGGGTGAGTGCGGTGCGGTGGGCCTTCTCGGCCTCCTCGTAACGCCGCAGCTTCCGCAGCGCGCCGCCGAGGTTGTCTCGGGCGATTGCTGCGCTGTGGTGGCTGCCGAGGTCCTGGTACTGGGTGAGTGCGGTGCGGTGGGCCTTCTCGGCCTCCTCGAAGCGCCGCAGTTCTCCCAGCACGAGGCCGAGGTTGTCTCGGGCGATGGCTTCGTGGTGGTGGTCGCCGAGGTCCTGGTACTGGGTGAGTGCGGTGCGGTGGGCCTTCTCGGCCTCCTCGTAACGCCGCAGCGCCTGCAGCGCGCTACCGAGATTGTTCCAGGCGGTGGCTGTGCCGTGGTGGTCGCCGAGGTCCTGGTACTGGGTGAGTGCGGTGCGGTGGGCGTTCTCGGCCTCCTCGAAGCGCCGCAGGTCCGCCAGCGCGGCGCCGAGGTTGTTCCAAGCGTCGGCCTCCCCGCCCAGGTCACGGCTATCGCGTGATGCCCTGAGGGCGATCTCGGCGACTTCCACGTGGTTTTCGAGCCGTCGGCGCAGACCAAGGTAAGTGCCGATACAGGAGGGAAGGTCCTGGGCGATGTCGTGGTGGCCGGCGACGTAGGCGGTGCGGACGGCGGCGACGAGGTTGGCGTGTTCTGCGTCCAGCCAGGCCACCGCGTCCGCGCGGCCTGAGAAACGCCGTGCTGGGGAATCGTTCGCAGTCCTCGGGTCCACATGTGTGGCCGCGTCTTGTGCGGCGAGGGTGTAGTGGTCCAGGAGCCGACGTAGGGCGATAGCGGTGTGGGCGGGGTGCCGACTGGCCTGCTCGCCGGCGTAGGCGCGGACGAGGTCGTGCATGCGCCAGCGGCCGGTGTCGGGGTCCTGGCGGATCAGGCTGGCCTTGGACAGGGCGATCAGCCGGGCGCGGACATCCTTGAGCTTGGTGACGCCGGTGAACGCGGCGGCGGTCTCGGTGGACAGGTCGGGGCCGGGGTTGACGGCCAGGAGACGGAACAGCTCGGCGAGAGTGGGAGCCAAGCGCCCGTACGAGCGCTCGAGGACAGTCCGCACAGCTCGCTCCCCGTCGTCCAGGAGATCGAGCCGCTCGCCGAGGTCCTCCAAGTACTCGGCGAGCCGACCCGGCTTGAGGCTCCGCTCGGCGACGAGCTGGGCGGTGGCGATCTGCAGGGCGAGCGGCAGATACCCGCAGAGCTCGGCGACCCTGGCCGCCCCGACGGGATCAGCACCGATCCTCCCGTCCTTGGACAGAGTGATGTGCAGCGCCGTGTCCATCAGCTCGACGGCCCGCTCGGGGGCGAGGACATCGAGGTCGACCAGGCGCGCGCCCAGGACGGCGGCGAAATCGTCGCGGGAAGTCACCAGCAGCCGGTGCGGACCGCCCGCCGGCAATAGGTGCTCGACCTGCCCGGCACTGGAGGCGTTGTCGGCGAGGACGAGGACCCGCTCCCCGGCCCGGGTACGCGCCGCCAGCTGCGCACGGTAGAGGGCGGCCCGCTGGTCGGTGTCGGGCGGGATCTGCTCGGGGTCGGTGCCGAGGCCGCGCAGGGCGGTGTCAAGGGCCTGGCCCGCATCGAGGCTGGTCTCGTCGTAGCCGTGCAGGTCGAGGAAGAGCACACCGGTGAACAGACCCCGCTTGACTGCCTGATAGCCGGCGGCCAGACCGAGCGTGGTCTTCCCCATGCCGCCCATCCCGAGCACCGATGCCACCACCACGGCCCCCGCAGGCGACGCGCCGGCACCGGACGAGGGGTCCAGCAGGGCGAGCAGGTCTTCCATGTCTTCGTCCCGGCCTGTGAACCCGGCAGGAACCGCACGCGGCGGTGCGATCGGCGGCAGCACCGGCCCAGCAGGCTCCGGCACCTGGCCCGCCGAGGCAGGACCACTCGAAAGCCCAGCCGTAGCCCTTTCGCTGGTGTCGTCGAATTTATCGACCTTCTTGACAAGAACGCCGTGCAACTTTCGCCAATGGCGAATATCCCCCAGTGGCTCTTCCAGGGGAAAACCTTCGCCTTCTGAATGAGCCTTACAAGCACTGAAGAAGGCAGCCACCTTGTCCCAGGAAGGGACCCTGAAGGTGCCGTTCTTGCCCTCCAGAAGCTCGCTGATGACGCTGGTGTTCAGGACCCCACCGGCCGTCTTGACCAGCTGCGGGCCAGTGGGGTTGCCAGCATCGATCCGCAGCCCCTTCAGCTGGCGCGCAAAGTCACGCAGGGCCTGCTGCGCCTGTGTGCTGTGTCCTGGCGGCATAGAGGCCCCCTGCCTTGTCGCTCTGCTGCGCCGGCAGCCGCATGGGAGCGAGCTCCACGTGCCGAGCCGGGTGGCTTCCCCTTGTTCACGGACCGGCGACCGGCAGTCGTCCACAGTCGTCCGCAGTCGTCCGCGGTGGTCCGTGATCGTCCGCTGGACCGGCTTCTCACCCTAGTGCTCACCTGCGTGGATGGGGGCGGTTTCCGGGATGGTCCGCGTGCGTCCGCAGATCGACTCCTGGGCTTGGTGTCCCGGGATCGTGGTGGTCATGCCGGCCGGCTGACCCGTACTCACCACGACCCGCAAGGGGAGGACCTGATGTCCCGCAAGCAGCAGCGCACCCGAGGCGAGAAGACCCCCCTCACCGCGGTGGTCCCCGAGCAGCCGGCCGCGCCCCACCAGGCCCCGGACGCCGGCGAGCACCTCACCGGGCAGATTGCCCGGGGCGCCGCCTCCGGCGCCGTCCGCTCGGTCACCGACTGGATCATCCAGCGGGTCAGCGAGCACTTCAGCTGACCCCCGCTCGGGGGCCTGGCACCCACCACCGGCAGCCGGGCCCCACAGACGAGCTGCTGCCCCACTCAGCCGAACGGAACACCGACTCCCCTGTTCGCGCGAGCGACGGTGAACGGGCAACCAGGGTCGTGGAGGTGGTGATCAGCCCCGTGATCAAAATAGGGGGCACGGCGCGCACGGCTGCCCCTGTG
Proteins encoded:
- a CDS encoding type II toxin-antitoxin system RelE/ParE family toxin; translation: MSERKYATRFTESARGELRKLPRATAITILRKLSDLEQDPYGYSTTALVGSPETRRLRVGDYRVIYTVDGGQLLVLVVHVGHRSTVYRD
- a CDS encoding transcriptional regulator, giving the protein MAGRWADFGKYGANGIPGWLAIARGLDELVTGIASPVTSRRGLNARLRYLTRSRAGYEAMARAGITAAPRTIRAWIAGKQKPNAANRDMLDAAYWVLRRHNIVTDLKRRLNNNGAGTRVEIYPVDQSGVAAKRRRDIRHRAINVRGAWDDMVDAWHKGPTDPAAVQMLDIIWDEVITDLGSDYDAYTYVTHIGFAA
- a CDS encoding WD40 repeat domain-containing protein; this encodes MASGVLAVRAGFLSDDPPNLLFTLTGHTKDVKSVAFSPDGKTLASADIGAVRLWDIASRTVTGTLDSEDVSALSVAFSPDGRTLASGGGYPGAIDVWKPYEGPVSEAAFVARK
- a CDS encoding tetratricopeptide repeat protein; the protein is MPPGHSTQAQQALRDFARQLKGLRIDAGNPTGPQLVKTAGGVLNTSVISELLEGKNGTFRVPSWDKVAAFFSACKAHSEGEGFPLEEPLGDIRHWRKLHGVLVKKVDKFDDTSERATAGLSSGPASAGQVPEPAGPVLPPIAPPRAVPAGFTGRDEDMEDLLALLDPSSGAGASPAGAVVVASVLGMGGMGKTTLGLAAGYQAVKRGLFTGVLFLDLHGYDETSLDAGQALDTALRGLGTDPEQIPPDTDQRAALYRAQLAARTRAGERVLVLADNASSAGQVEHLLPAGGPHRLLVTSRDDFAAVLGARLVDLDVLAPERAVELMDTALHITLSKDGRIGADPVGAARVAELCGYLPLALQIATAQLVAERSLKPGRLAEYLEDLGERLDLLDDGERAVRTVLERSYGRLAPTLAELFRLLAVNPGPDLSTETAAAFTGVTKLKDVRARLIALSKASLIRQDPDTGRWRMHDLVRAYAGEQASRHPAHTAIALRRLLDHYTLAAQDAATHVDPRTANDSPARRFSGRADAVAWLDAEHANLVAAVRTAYVAGHHDIAQDLPSCIGTYLGLRRRLENHVEVAEIALRASRDSRDLGGEADAWNNLGAALADLRRFEEAENAHRTALTQYQDLGDHHGTATAWNNLGSALQALRRYEEAEKAHRTALTQYQDLGDHHHEAIARDNLGLVLGELRRFEEAEKAHRTALTQYQDLGSHHSAAIARDNLGGALRKLRRYEEAEKAHRTALTQFQDLGDHHSAAIVRDNLGGALRKLGRFEEAEKAHRTALTQFQDLGDHHSAAIVWTNLGFVLQELERFEEAEQAHRTALTQHQALGDHHGEAMAWNNLGTTLRKAGEAVRAVEAGERAVALFEGLDDQRRLGEALDELADSLLAAGRPAVEVRAAREVSAAAYRRAGAEDEAMKVLEKANE
- a CDS encoding type II toxin-antitoxin system Phd/YefM family antitoxin, translating into MSEQPIEPPTVSVREARERFADVVDRAERDEPTVITRRGREVAAVVPIELLREYRQWEERELLRLVAERRGEPTFSLEDVMAETLARPE